A genomic segment from Planctomycetia bacterium encodes:
- a CDS encoding HlyD family efflux transporter periplasmic adaptor subunit, translating into MNTLMAIPLVCLASIVGQQSSPAGNPLAVDSVLVTLIDEVEVPAQAEGALISLTVREGDSVAAGEELGRVDDLDARSAARQLELEADVARREAENDLKVRFAHKNAEVAKAELRRAEESVKQFSRAVSGSEIDRLRLTAERTELEILQADHEFAVAKLNLGVKENAHAFALETLSRRAIAAPIDGVVVQVNRQQGEWVKPGDSVLRVVRIDRLRTEGFLLHNDFPEDPTGRRVMLTVDLPGRKQAKYPGKVTFVSPEVNPVSGQVRFWAEIENQDGKLRPGIKGRLAIE; encoded by the coding sequence ATGAATACGTTGATGGCCATTCCCCTCGTTTGCTTGGCGAGCATCGTCGGGCAACAGTCGTCGCCGGCAGGCAATCCGCTGGCGGTCGATTCCGTGCTCGTCACGCTGATCGACGAAGTCGAAGTGCCCGCGCAGGCGGAAGGCGCGCTGATCTCACTTACGGTGCGCGAAGGGGACTCCGTCGCCGCCGGTGAAGAGTTAGGCCGCGTCGATGATCTCGACGCGCGTTCGGCCGCGCGACAGTTGGAGTTGGAAGCCGACGTCGCGCGCCGCGAGGCCGAGAACGATCTCAAGGTCCGCTTCGCGCACAAGAACGCGGAGGTCGCCAAGGCCGAGTTGCGCCGCGCCGAGGAAAGCGTGAAGCAATTCAGCCGAGCGGTCTCCGGTTCCGAGATCGATCGCCTGCGATTGACCGCCGAGCGCACCGAGTTGGAAATTCTCCAGGCCGATCACGAATTCGCCGTCGCCAAGCTCAACCTGGGCGTGAAAGAGAACGCCCATGCGTTTGCCTTGGAAACGCTCTCGCGCCGCGCAATCGCCGCGCCGATCGATGGCGTCGTCGTGCAGGTGAATCGCCAGCAAGGGGAATGGGTCAAGCCGGGCGACTCCGTGCTTCGCGTGGTTCGCATCGATCGTCTCCGCACGGAAGGTTTTCTATTGCACAACGATTTTCCCGAAGATCCCACGGGACGCCGCGTTATGCTCACAGTCGATCTGCCTGGACGGAAGCAGGCGAAGTACCCAGGAAAGGTGACTTTCGTCAGTCCGGAAGTGAACCCTGTCAGCGGCCAGGTCCGGTTTTGGGCGGAGATCGAAAACCAGGACGGCAAGTTGCGCCCCGGCATCAAGGGCCGCCTGGCAATCGAGTAA
- a CDS encoding cytochrome c: MSLTCLAALAQSGGARPKRLVSSKAAPPKWTAAERGAFFENAAEQLGPEPVASMTSPSSSGTSDSTSETPSAGGFAWSKLIAADNVESEVKSLAKLLDAAVKSPNEFKGGGFKTSRREFTSLAAMFGIIAEYDGDVRWQKQGAALRDAFGRAGKNSKVGTDATYAEAKRRAEELAELIRGTNAPVEAGTAENNWSETADRAPLMERLEIARAERLKPWTGAKNDFTAHREEIIHEASLVAALAEVIKHPGYDFAEDESYLQYVTNLQTAAIEATAAAQQNDFPAAQAAISALGQSCDQCHGDYR, translated from the coding sequence TTGTCACTGACATGCCTGGCCGCACTCGCGCAGAGTGGCGGCGCGCGGCCGAAGCGGTTGGTGTCCAGTAAGGCGGCGCCGCCCAAGTGGACGGCGGCGGAGCGCGGAGCCTTTTTCGAGAATGCCGCGGAGCAGTTGGGGCCGGAACCCGTGGCAAGCATGACGTCCCCGTCGAGCAGCGGCACCTCCGATTCGACGAGTGAAACTCCGTCCGCGGGCGGCTTCGCCTGGTCGAAATTGATCGCCGCCGATAACGTGGAAAGCGAAGTCAAATCGCTGGCCAAGCTGCTGGACGCAGCCGTCAAGTCTCCGAACGAATTCAAAGGGGGCGGCTTCAAAACATCGCGACGCGAGTTCACCAGCCTGGCCGCCATGTTCGGCATCATCGCCGAGTACGACGGCGACGTGCGCTGGCAGAAACAAGGTGCCGCGCTCCGCGACGCGTTTGGCCGCGCCGGCAAGAACAGTAAAGTCGGCACCGACGCCACGTACGCCGAAGCCAAACGCCGCGCCGAGGAGCTCGCGGAGTTGATCCGCGGAACCAACGCGCCCGTGGAAGCCGGCACGGCGGAAAACAATTGGAGCGAAACCGCCGATCGCGCGCCGCTGATGGAGCGACTCGAAATCGCCCGCGCGGAGCGGCTCAAACCGTGGACCGGCGCCAAGAACGATTTCACGGCCCACCGGGAGGAGATCATCCACGAGGCTTCGCTGGTGGCGGCGCTGGCGGAAGTCATCAAGCACCCCGGCTACGATTTCGCCGAGGACGAAAGTTATCTTCAGTACGTCACGAACCTCCAAACAGCCGCCATCGAAGCCACGGCAGCCGCGCAGCAGAACGATTTCCCAGCAGCGCAAGCGGCCATCAGCGCGCTCGGGCAAAGTTGCGATCAATGTCATGGCGATTATCGGTGA
- a CDS encoding FdhF/YdeP family oxidoreductase — MRPNHGGGWQAVFYTWRKAREVGGIRRLWKAMRSKNACKTCALGMGGQAGGMVNEAGHFPEVCKKSLQAMAADMQGAIRTGFFATYSVAQLQAFSPRELESCGRLTEPLLYERGTQHYRPITWDEAFDRLVARLKSLPADETFWYFSGRSSNEAAFLLQMFARLYGTNNVNNCSYYCHQASGVGLTSVTGSGTATVKLEDLEHADLVFVIGGNPASNHPRMMRSLMQVRRNGGHVVVINPAIEVGLVNFAVPSDVRSMLFGSPISSVYLQPHIGGDLALLTGLAKRIVELGAADQQFLNEFCEGASQFLQLLDETPWREIELKSGVARDEIFRAADLYARGKRVIFAWTMGITHHASGVQNVQAIGNLALLRGMVGRPGAGLLPIRGHSNVQGIGSMGVTPKLRDAVFERLQQHFQVQLPTTPGLDTLGCMEQAATGALKLGVCLGGNLYGSNPDARFARQSLGALETLVYLSTTLNTGHAHGLANETLILPVLARDEEPQPTTQESMFNYVRYSDGGPQRHDGPRSEVEIVADLADRVLAGNTPIDWRTLREARNIRQAIAKIVPGFEELAEIDRTRQEFQIPGRTFHEPIFATPSRRARLHTFTIPELQTNGDQLRLMTVRSEGQFNTVVYEDYDVYRGQDRRDVILIHPDDLRRLGIAPNQRVIVRSSAGELQNVIAKSYDAIRSGNALMYYPEANELVPRSVDPASRTPAFKNVLVDVLPMVVTLPAPATENGAALHAEDAVGSPSRGKLKAC; from the coding sequence ATGCGACCCAATCACGGCGGCGGCTGGCAGGCTGTCTTCTATACCTGGCGTAAGGCCCGCGAAGTCGGCGGGATTCGCCGGCTTTGGAAGGCGATGCGCAGTAAGAACGCCTGCAAGACTTGCGCGCTCGGCATGGGCGGGCAGGCTGGCGGGATGGTTAACGAGGCGGGGCATTTTCCCGAGGTTTGCAAGAAGTCGCTGCAAGCGATGGCCGCCGACATGCAAGGCGCCATTCGCACAGGCTTCTTCGCGACCTATTCCGTCGCGCAACTGCAGGCCTTCTCGCCGCGCGAGTTGGAATCATGCGGGCGCTTGACGGAGCCGCTGTTGTACGAGCGCGGCACGCAACACTATCGCCCAATCACCTGGGACGAGGCGTTCGATCGCCTGGTCGCGCGGCTCAAGTCGCTGCCGGCCGACGAGACGTTCTGGTACTTCAGCGGCCGCAGCTCGAACGAAGCGGCATTCTTGCTGCAAATGTTCGCGCGGCTTTATGGCACGAACAACGTCAACAACTGCAGCTACTACTGCCACCAGGCCAGCGGCGTGGGGTTGACGAGCGTCACCGGCTCCGGCACCGCCACGGTCAAGCTGGAAGACCTCGAACACGCCGACCTGGTGTTCGTCATCGGCGGCAATCCGGCCAGCAACCATCCGCGGATGATGCGTTCACTGATGCAGGTCCGGCGCAACGGCGGCCACGTCGTGGTGATCAACCCGGCGATCGAAGTCGGGCTCGTGAATTTTGCCGTGCCGAGCGATGTCCGCAGCATGTTATTCGGCTCGCCGATTTCCAGCGTGTATTTGCAGCCGCACATCGGCGGCGACTTGGCGCTCCTCACGGGATTGGCCAAACGGATCGTCGAACTGGGCGCGGCGGACCAGCAATTCCTGAACGAGTTTTGCGAAGGCGCCTCGCAGTTTCTACAGTTGCTCGATGAGACCCCGTGGCGAGAGATCGAACTCAAGTCCGGCGTCGCACGGGACGAAATCTTTCGCGCCGCCGACCTGTATGCGCGCGGCAAGCGCGTCATCTTCGCCTGGACGATGGGCATCACACATCACGCCAGCGGCGTGCAGAACGTGCAGGCCATCGGCAATCTGGCCCTGCTGCGCGGCATGGTCGGCCGGCCCGGCGCCGGCTTGCTGCCAATTCGCGGACACTCGAACGTCCAAGGGATCGGCTCGATGGGCGTCACGCCAAAATTGCGCGACGCCGTGTTCGAGCGTTTGCAGCAACATTTTCAAGTGCAGTTGCCCACGACGCCGGGACTCGACACGCTCGGCTGCATGGAACAGGCCGCGACGGGCGCATTGAAACTCGGCGTTTGTTTGGGCGGCAATCTCTACGGCTCGAATCCGGACGCCCGCTTCGCGCGGCAATCGCTCGGAGCGCTCGAGACGCTTGTCTATCTGAGCACCACGCTCAACACTGGCCACGCACATGGACTCGCCAATGAGACGCTGATTCTGCCTGTGTTGGCGCGCGACGAAGAGCCGCAACCGACGACGCAGGAATCGATGTTCAATTACGTCCGCTACAGCGACGGCGGCCCGCAACGGCACGACGGACCGCGCAGCGAAGTGGAGATCGTTGCCGATCTCGCAGATCGCGTGCTGGCTGGAAACACGCCCATCGATTGGCGAACTCTGCGCGAAGCCCGGAACATTCGACAGGCGATCGCCAAGATCGTGCCGGGCTTCGAGGAATTGGCGGAGATCGATCGCACGCGCCAGGAGTTCCAAATTCCCGGCCGCACCTTTCACGAACCGATCTTTGCCACACCCAGCCGTCGCGCCCGGCTGCATACGTTTACGATTCCGGAGTTGCAAACCAACGGCGACCAGTTGCGATTGATGACCGTGCGCAGCGAGGGTCAGTTCAACACGGTCGTGTATGAGGACTACGACGTCTACCGCGGTCAGGATCGCCGCGATGTGATCTTGATCCATCCGGACGACTTGCGCCGCCTCGGCATCGCGCCGAATCAACGCGTGATCGTCCGCAGCAGCGCCGGCGAGTTGCAAAACGTCATCGCCAAAAGCTACGACGCCATCCGCTCCGGCAACGCACTCATGTATTATCCGGAGGCCAACGAACTGGTGCCGCGCTCGGTCGATCCGGCCAGCCGCACGCCGGCCTTCAAGAACGTGCTCGTCGACGTGCTGCCGATGGTCGTCACGTTGCCGGCTCCAGCGACGGAAAACGGCGCCGCACTCCATGCCGAAGACGCCGTCGGCAGCCCCTCGCGCGGCAAGCTGAAGGCCTGCTAA
- a CDS encoding efflux RND transporter periplasmic adaptor subunit, whose translation MTPLNSPAASPPAGTKSSSLHGELTALRIDRSAPRPRSAAATLGWFLLIVGLLAGTGGGAYLALKDRLFPAPLVKTDSVRIMTLGQVSTQLTATGYLESRLQAAVGAKVPGRIARLPVVEGTKVKTGDILAELEHADMDAALASRKVAVTLAEAQIAEAQFNLTQAERDLARERNVFARRAGTDAGLERAETTFNAAQAVLHARQAGLEATKSAVVEGEEAIKNMFIFAPFDGTVITKDAEQGESIMPGGMGVGSGRGSVITLANLSELEVDTDVKEDYLSQLRKGQPAQVVVDAVPDRRYKGRLREIIPMGDRTRGIVKVKVSILDPDERLFPELSATVNFLPDSAGTEEGANQALKKGVFAPVAAVQEQGDEKFVWVLEQEVVRRTTIQTDGDAHDGLVAVKNGLIGGERVVTGPPAGLKDGDRVTTEE comes from the coding sequence ATGACTCCCCTCAATTCTCCGGCAGCTTCTCCTCCCGCCGGCACGAAGTCGTCCTCGTTACACGGGGAGTTGACCGCGCTGCGCATCGACCGTTCGGCACCGCGCCCGCGATCGGCCGCTGCTACGCTTGGCTGGTTTCTGTTGATTGTTGGGCTACTCGCCGGCACTGGCGGTGGCGCTTATCTAGCGCTCAAGGATCGCCTGTTCCCCGCGCCGTTGGTCAAAACCGACTCCGTGCGGATTATGACACTCGGCCAGGTCTCGACGCAGCTGACGGCGACCGGCTATCTGGAATCCCGGTTGCAGGCCGCCGTCGGCGCCAAGGTGCCGGGGCGCATTGCACGACTGCCCGTCGTCGAAGGGACCAAGGTAAAAACGGGCGACATCCTCGCGGAATTGGAACACGCCGACATGGACGCCGCGCTCGCTTCGCGCAAGGTGGCGGTGACGCTGGCCGAGGCGCAAATCGCCGAGGCGCAGTTCAACCTCACGCAGGCGGAACGTGACCTGGCGCGCGAGCGTAATGTTTTTGCGCGCAGGGCGGGCACCGACGCCGGTCTGGAACGCGCCGAAACGACCTTCAACGCGGCTCAGGCCGTCTTGCATGCCCGACAAGCCGGCCTGGAGGCCACCAAGAGCGCGGTCGTTGAAGGAGAAGAGGCGATCAAAAACATGTTTATCTTCGCACCCTTCGACGGCACGGTGATCACCAAAGACGCCGAGCAAGGCGAATCGATCATGCCCGGCGGGATGGGCGTCGGCTCCGGGCGCGGTTCCGTGATCACGCTCGCCAACTTAAGCGAGTTGGAAGTCGATACGGACGTGAAGGAGGACTACCTCAGCCAGCTGCGCAAAGGGCAGCCGGCCCAGGTCGTCGTCGACGCGGTGCCAGATCGGCGCTATAAAGGCCGGTTGCGGGAAATCATCCCCATGGGGGACCGGACCCGCGGAATTGTAAAAGTGAAGGTGTCGATTCTCGATCCCGACGAACGACTATTCCCTGAACTGAGTGCCACAGTGAACTTCCTGCCGGACTCCGCCGGCACCGAGGAAGGCGCGAACCAGGCGCTCAAGAAGGGTGTCTTCGCGCCCGTGGCCGCGGTCCAGGAACAGGGGGACGAAAAATTCGTCTGGGTGCTGGAACAAGAAGTTGTGCGGCGAACGACGATTCAAACGGACGGCGACGCGCACGACGGTCTGGTGGCGGTGAAAAACGGACTGATCGGCGGCGAACGTGTGGTGACCGGACCGCCGGCTGGATTGAAAGACGGCGATCGTGTGACGACGGAGGAGTAG
- a CDS encoding ABC transporter ATP-binding protein, with protein sequence MPQDASESVVQLLDVSKEFMRDKNRIPVLTNTTLHIPKGDFAAIMGPSGSGKSTLLNLAAGLDRPTTGKVIVNGQDLGVLSEAGLSRFRSENLGFIFQMYNLMPVLTAFENVELPLLLAPLNRAQRRQHVEAALRIVSLADRQDHYPRQLSGGQEQRVAIARAIANDPVLLLADEPTGNLDATSAQEVLDLLELLNTQFGTTIIMVTHDPKAARRAKRLLHLEKGTFVQADIEALETSR encoded by the coding sequence ATGCCCCAAGATGCTTCTGAATCGGTCGTGCAACTCCTGGACGTCAGCAAGGAGTTCATGCGCGATAAGAATCGCATTCCGGTACTGACCAATACGACGTTGCATATTCCCAAAGGGGATTTCGCCGCCATCATGGGGCCGTCCGGCTCCGGGAAGTCAACGTTGCTCAATCTCGCCGCGGGGCTCGATAGGCCCACTACCGGCAAAGTTATCGTCAACGGCCAGGACTTGGGCGTGCTGTCGGAGGCCGGGCTGTCGCGCTTTCGCAGCGAGAACCTGGGCTTCATCTTTCAGATGTATAACCTGATGCCGGTGCTGACGGCGTTCGAGAACGTCGAACTGCCGCTGCTCCTCGCGCCGCTGAACCGGGCGCAGCGCCGGCAACATGTCGAGGCGGCGCTCCGCATCGTGAGTCTCGCGGACCGGCAAGATCACTACCCCAGACAGTTATCCGGCGGTCAAGAACAGCGCGTGGCGATCGCCCGGGCGATTGCCAACGACCCGGTGTTGCTGCTGGCGGACGAGCCGACCGGCAACCTGGACGCCACGAGCGCGCAAGAAGTTCTCGACCTGCTGGAACTGCTCAACACGCAATTCGGCACGACGATCATCATGGTCACGCACGACCCGAAGGCCGCCCGTCGGGCGAAGCGGCTACTGCACTTGGAGAAGGGCACGTTCGTGCAAGCGGACATCGAAGCCCTGGAGACCTCGCGATGA
- a CDS encoding ABC transporter permease — MKFIPLIIRNVLRNKIRTLFTGSSIAMSLFLVVLLYSFLMIQDEITEATKPYNRIMVTNVQGLTGNLPIAYLDRIRKMEDVRSAIPFSWFGGRYREETIPFAQFGTDSKFVTDVLQEYKVPDDQLDAWQADKTGCVVGALIAKNKGWKIGDKIPLKGDIYPVDLELTVRGIYDGNSTVDREQLWFHFEYMDEALKAKQQPMAGNAGIVMLRAKSGPIMPELMEKIDKQFASSDAPVRAMTEKEFQQSFMEMMGSVKFFINVISGIVVFSLLIVAGNTMAMALRERTREVAVLKAIGFGRGTILGMVLCEAVIIGLLGGVAGALGAKLLFATVDFSRWLTGFGFLYVPWRTALLGLLLAGFIGLASGIIPAWRAATLSVVDGLRKIV; from the coding sequence ATGAAGTTTATCCCCCTGATCATCCGCAACGTCCTCCGCAACAAAATCCGCACGCTCTTCACCGGCTCATCGATCGCGATGAGCTTGTTCCTGGTGGTGCTGCTGTATTCGTTTTTGATGATTCAGGACGAGATCACGGAAGCGACGAAACCGTACAACCGCATCATGGTAACGAACGTGCAAGGCCTGACGGGCAATTTGCCAATCGCCTACCTGGATCGCATCCGCAAGATGGAAGACGTGCGCAGCGCCATCCCGTTTTCCTGGTTCGGCGGGAGGTACCGTGAAGAGACGATTCCATTTGCTCAATTCGGCACCGATTCAAAATTCGTCACCGATGTGCTGCAAGAGTACAAGGTGCCGGACGACCAACTCGACGCCTGGCAAGCGGACAAGACCGGCTGCGTCGTCGGAGCGCTGATCGCCAAAAACAAAGGGTGGAAGATCGGCGATAAGATCCCGCTTAAGGGGGACATCTACCCGGTCGATCTGGAACTGACCGTGCGCGGCATCTACGACGGCAATTCGACCGTGGACCGAGAACAACTCTGGTTCCATTTCGAGTATATGGACGAAGCGCTCAAGGCCAAGCAACAACCTATGGCTGGCAACGCCGGAATTGTCATGCTGCGCGCCAAGTCCGGCCCAATCATGCCGGAATTGATGGAGAAAATCGACAAGCAATTCGCCAGTTCCGATGCGCCGGTACGTGCCATGACTGAGAAGGAATTTCAGCAGTCGTTCATGGAGATGATGGGAAGCGTCAAGTTCTTTATCAACGTCATTTCCGGCATTGTCGTGTTTTCGCTCTTGATCGTGGCCGGCAACACGATGGCAATGGCGCTGCGCGAGCGAACGCGCGAAGTCGCCGTGCTGAAAGCCATCGGGTTTGGTCGCGGCACAATTCTCGGGATGGTCCTCTGCGAAGCGGTCATCATCGGCTTGCTGGGAGGCGTCGCCGGCGCGCTGGGGGCCAAACTGCTGTTCGCCACAGTTGATTTTAGTCGCTGGCTGACGGGCTTTGGCTTCCTATACGTGCCCTGGCGCACTGCGCTGTTGGGCCTGTTGCTAGCAGGGTTCATCGGACTGGCAAGCGGCATTATTCCCGCCTGGCGCGCTGCGACGCTTTCGGTGGTCGACGGCCTCAGAAAGATTGTCTGA
- a CDS encoding ABC transporter permease, whose product MIPIKYNLRSIWARKVGSLMTIVSTGIAVGASVFALGLSAGLDQTLEVSAGPLDIIVLRQGSSSETASGVSEAVAREILALPGIATDQQGRPLAAPELVVVTYLPRRGNAGSANVTIRGALPVSRDLREGMKVVEGRDFHPGLREAIVSRKLAGRFEGLGMNEEFVVQDKSFKVVGLFEAGGGATESEIWTDQKVLAQVANRTGGTSSVQIRAASKADQETLLNHIKADEQIALKAITEVQYFADQAQAGLVLRLLGQIIAFFLTIGAMFAVANTMYGAIATRAREIGTLRSLGFGRGSILTAFLLESLVLCLVGAIVGCLASIALTKLFGGQSAGTMNGVTFTEIVFAFSFGPNVLIKGALLAVFLGVVGGFLPALRAVRMKVVDALREV is encoded by the coding sequence GTGATTCCGATCAAGTACAATCTCCGCAGCATCTGGGCGCGCAAAGTCGGCTCACTGATGACGATCGTCAGCACCGGCATCGCCGTCGGCGCCAGTGTGTTCGCGCTGGGACTTTCCGCGGGCTTGGACCAAACGCTTGAGGTGTCCGCCGGACCGCTCGATATCATTGTGCTGCGTCAAGGCTCTTCGTCCGAAACCGCGAGCGGCGTTTCAGAGGCCGTGGCGCGCGAAATCCTGGCGCTACCGGGCATCGCCACCGATCAACAAGGTCGGCCGTTGGCCGCGCCTGAATTGGTGGTCGTGACCTACCTGCCGCGCCGGGGCAACGCAGGGAGCGCGAACGTCACGATTCGCGGTGCGCTGCCGGTTTCGCGCGACTTGCGCGAAGGAATGAAGGTCGTCGAGGGACGCGATTTCCATCCCGGCCTGCGCGAGGCCATCGTCAGTCGCAAACTGGCCGGTCGTTTCGAAGGACTGGGGATGAATGAGGAGTTTGTCGTCCAAGATAAATCCTTCAAGGTCGTCGGACTCTTCGAAGCCGGGGGAGGCGCCACCGAGTCGGAAATTTGGACGGATCAGAAGGTGCTCGCCCAGGTCGCCAACCGGACCGGCGGCACGTCTAGCGTGCAGATTCGTGCCGCGAGCAAAGCGGATCAGGAAACGCTCCTCAACCACATCAAGGCCGACGAGCAAATCGCCCTCAAGGCAATCACCGAAGTGCAGTATTTCGCCGACCAGGCCCAAGCAGGACTAGTACTGCGCTTGCTGGGACAGATTATTGCCTTCTTTCTCACAATCGGAGCGATGTTCGCCGTGGCCAACACCATGTACGGCGCGATTGCCACGCGGGCCAGAGAGATCGGCACGCTTCGCTCGTTGGGCTTCGGGCGAGGAAGCATCCTCACGGCATTCCTACTGGAGTCGTTGGTGTTGTGCCTGGTGGGAGCCATCGTGGGTTGCCTGGCTTCAATTGCGCTGACGAAGCTGTTTGGCGGCCAAAGCGCCGGCACCATGAATGGCGTCACATTTACCGAGATCGTCTTTGCGTTCAGCTTCGGACCCAACGTGCTTATTAAGGGCGCGCTCTTGGCAGTATTTCTGGGAGTCGTCGGCGGTTTTCTCCCGGCGCTTCGCGCCGTGCGGATGAAGGTCGTGGATGCACTCAGAGAAGTTTGA